The following proteins are co-located in the Streptomyces sp. NBC_00435 genome:
- the aceE gene encoding pyruvate dehydrogenase (acetyl-transferring), homodimeric type, translating into MASASDRNPIIIGGLPSQVPDFDPEETQEWLDSLDAAVDERGRERARYLMLRLIERAREKRVAVPEMRSTDYVNTIATKDEPFFPGNEEIERKVLNATRWNAAVMVSRAQRPGIGVGGHIATFASSASLYDVGFNHFFRGKDEGDGGDQIFFQGHASPGIYARAYLLDRLSEQQLDAFRQEKSKAPYGLSSYPHPRLMPDFWEFPTVSMGLGPLGAIYQARMNRYMQARGIADTSKSHVWAYLGDGEMDEPESLGQLSIAAREGLDNLTFVVNCNLQRLDGPVRGNGKIMQELESQFRGAGWNVIKLIWDRSWDPLLAQDRDGILVNKLNTTPDGQFQTYATETGAYIRDHFFGGDHRLRAMVDSMTDQQIQHLGRGGHDHKKVYAAYAAAKAHKGQPTVILAQTVKGWTLGPNFEGRNATHQMKKLTADDLKRFRDRLHIPITDAQLEDGAPPYYHPGRNSPEIQYMHDRRSALGGYVPTRVVRAKPLQLPGDATYAAAKKGSGQQSIATTMAFVRILKDLMRDKEIGRRFVLIAPDEYRTFGMDAFFPSAKIYNPLGQQYEAVDRDLLLAYKESPTGQMLHDGISEAGCTASLIAAGSAYATHGEPLIPVYVFYSMFGFQRTGDQFWQMADQLARGFVLGATAGRTTLTGEGLQHADGHSQLLASTNPGCVAYDPAYGYEIAHIVKDGLRRMYGPDAEDVFYYLTVYNEPIQHPAEPADVDVDGILNGIHRVSAGTAGAVGAQIMASGVAVPWALEAQRILAAEWNVRADVWSATSWNELRREAVAVEEHNLLHPEEEQRVPYVTRKLAGAEGPFVAVSDWMRAVPDQISRWVPGTYTSLGADGFGFADTRGAARRFFHIDAQSVVLSVLTELAREGRIDRSALKQAIDRYQLLDVTAAHPGAAGGDA; encoded by the coding sequence CCGCCGTCGACGAGCGGGGCCGTGAGCGCGCCCGCTACCTGATGCTGCGGCTGATCGAGCGGGCCCGCGAGAAGCGCGTGGCCGTGCCCGAGATGCGCTCCACGGACTACGTCAACACGATCGCCACCAAGGACGAGCCCTTCTTCCCCGGCAACGAGGAGATCGAGCGCAAGGTCCTCAACGCCACCCGGTGGAACGCGGCCGTCATGGTCTCGCGCGCCCAGCGCCCCGGGATCGGCGTCGGCGGTCACATCGCCACCTTCGCCTCCTCCGCCTCCCTCTACGACGTGGGCTTCAACCACTTCTTCCGGGGCAAGGACGAGGGCGACGGCGGCGACCAGATCTTCTTCCAGGGCCACGCCTCCCCTGGCATCTACGCCCGCGCCTACCTCCTGGACCGGCTCTCCGAGCAGCAGCTCGACGCGTTCCGCCAGGAGAAGTCAAAGGCCCCGTACGGCCTTTCGAGTTACCCGCACCCGCGGCTCATGCCTGACTTCTGGGAGTTCCCGACCGTCTCGATGGGCCTCGGCCCGCTCGGGGCGATCTACCAGGCCCGGATGAACCGTTACATGCAGGCCCGCGGTATCGCGGACACTTCCAAGTCACACGTTTGGGCGTACCTCGGTGACGGCGAGATGGACGAGCCGGAGTCGCTCGGCCAGCTGTCCATCGCGGCCCGCGAGGGTCTGGACAACCTGACCTTCGTCGTCAACTGCAACCTGCAGCGCCTCGACGGCCCGGTCCGCGGCAACGGCAAGATCATGCAGGAGTTGGAGTCGCAGTTCCGCGGCGCCGGCTGGAACGTCATCAAGCTGATCTGGGACCGCTCCTGGGACCCGCTGCTGGCCCAGGACCGCGACGGCATCCTGGTCAACAAGCTGAACACCACCCCGGACGGACAGTTCCAGACGTACGCCACCGAGACCGGCGCGTACATCCGCGACCACTTCTTCGGCGGCGACCACCGGCTGCGCGCGATGGTCGACAGCATGACCGACCAGCAGATCCAGCACCTGGGCCGCGGCGGGCACGACCACAAGAAGGTCTACGCTGCGTACGCGGCGGCCAAGGCCCACAAGGGCCAGCCCACGGTGATCCTGGCGCAGACGGTCAAGGGCTGGACCCTCGGCCCGAACTTCGAGGGCCGCAACGCGACCCACCAGATGAAGAAGCTGACGGCCGACGACCTCAAGCGCTTCCGCGACCGTCTGCACATCCCGATCACGGACGCCCAGCTGGAGGACGGCGCACCGCCGTACTACCACCCGGGCCGCAACTCCCCCGAGATCCAGTACATGCACGACCGCCGCAGCGCCCTCGGCGGCTACGTGCCGACCCGCGTGGTGCGCGCCAAGCCGCTGCAGCTGCCGGGCGACGCGACGTACGCGGCCGCCAAGAAGGGCTCGGGCCAGCAGTCGATCGCCACCACCATGGCCTTCGTCCGCATCCTGAAGGACCTGATGCGGGACAAGGAGATCGGCCGGCGCTTCGTGCTGATCGCGCCCGACGAGTACCGCACCTTCGGCATGGACGCGTTCTTCCCGAGCGCCAAGATCTACAACCCGCTGGGCCAGCAGTACGAGGCGGTCGACCGCGACCTGCTGCTCGCGTACAAGGAGTCCCCGACCGGCCAGATGCTGCACGACGGCATCTCGGAGGCGGGCTGCACGGCCTCGCTGATCGCCGCCGGCTCGGCGTACGCGACGCACGGCGAGCCGCTGATCCCGGTTTACGTCTTCTACTCGATGTTCGGTTTCCAGCGCACGGGTGACCAGTTCTGGCAGATGGCCGACCAGCTGGCCCGTGGTTTCGTCCTCGGCGCGACCGCCGGCCGGACCACCCTGACGGGTGAGGGCCTGCAGCACGCCGACGGCCACTCCCAGCTGCTGGCGTCGACCAACCCGGGCTGCGTGGCGTACGACCCGGCCTACGGGTACGAGATCGCGCACATCGTCAAGGACGGTCTGCGGCGGATGTACGGGCCCGACGCGGAGGACGTCTTCTACTACCTGACCGTCTACAACGAGCCGATCCAGCACCCGGCCGAGCCGGCGGACGTCGACGTGGACGGCATCCTGAACGGCATCCACCGGGTCTCCGCCGGTACGGCCGGAGCCGTCGGGGCGCAGATCATGGCCTCGGGCGTGGCGGTGCCGTGGGCGCTGGAGGCGCAGCGGATCCTGGCCGCCGAGTGGAACGTCCGGGCGGACGTCTGGTCGGCGACCTCCTGGAACGAGCTGCGCCGCGAGGCCGTCGCCGTGGAGGAGCACAACCTGCTCCACCCGGAGGAGGAGCAGCGCGTCCCGTACGTGACGCGCAAGCTGGCCGGTGCGGAGGGTCCGTTCGTGGCGGTCTCCGACTGGATGCGGGCGGTCCCGGACCAGATCTCGCGCTGGGTGCCCGGCACGTACACCTCGCTGGGCGCGGACGGCTTCGGCTTCGCCGACACGCGGGGTGCGGCCAGGCGCTTCTTCCACATCGACGCGCAGTCGGTGGTCCTCTCGGTGCTGACCGAGCTGGCCCGCGAGGGCAGGATCGACCGCTCGGCGCTGAAGCAGGCGATCGACCGGTACCAGCTGCTGGACGTCACGGCGGCCCATCCCGGAGCGGCGGGCGGCGACGCGTAA
- a CDS encoding potassium channel family protein translates to MKQPSRQSRWERRTQTPLLVLALGFAVAYAVPIVAPDASPWVHHACTHAEWVVWAAFAADYLMRLGLSRAKKAFVRTHWLDLAAVLLPMLQPLRLLRVVSTLMLVGRRARMAPQIRLTTYVAGAVVGLLMFGSLAVLSVERDAPDGNIKNLGDALWWSVTTMTTVGYGDHSPTTGLGRLLAVGLMLSGIALLGVVTANIAAWFISRFERDDLVERAQTAAISELAAEVRALRAEVARLGGAAPAGAGEPAGAGERASAGEPASAGEPASAGEPASAGEPAPGAEFHVRGGPDRAPEGAVTAAAVSAPTP, encoded by the coding sequence ATGAAACAACCCTCCCGCCAGTCGCGGTGGGAGCGCCGGACGCAGACGCCGCTGCTGGTGCTCGCCCTGGGATTCGCCGTCGCCTACGCCGTGCCCATCGTCGCGCCCGACGCGAGTCCGTGGGTGCACCACGCCTGTACGCACGCCGAGTGGGTGGTGTGGGCCGCCTTCGCCGCCGACTACCTGATGCGGCTGGGCCTGTCGCGGGCGAAGAAGGCGTTCGTCCGGACCCACTGGCTGGACCTGGCGGCGGTACTGCTGCCGATGCTCCAGCCGCTGCGGCTGCTGCGCGTGGTCTCCACCCTGATGCTGGTGGGCCGGCGGGCCCGGATGGCGCCGCAGATCCGGCTGACCACGTATGTGGCGGGGGCGGTGGTCGGGCTGCTGATGTTCGGCTCGCTCGCCGTGCTCAGCGTGGAGCGGGACGCGCCCGACGGGAACATCAAGAACCTCGGGGACGCCCTGTGGTGGTCGGTGACGACGATGACCACGGTCGGGTACGGGGACCACTCCCCCACCACCGGGCTCGGGCGGCTGCTGGCGGTGGGACTGATGCTGTCCGGGATCGCGCTGCTGGGTGTGGTGACCGCCAACATCGCGGCCTGGTTCATCTCCCGCTTCGAACGCGACGACCTGGTGGAACGGGCCCAGACGGCGGCGATCTCCGAACTGGCGGCGGAGGTACGGGCGCTGCGTGCCGAGGTCGCCCGGCTCGGCGGAGCGGCGCCCGCGGGGGCGGGTGAGCCGGCCGGGGCGGGCGAGCGGGCATCGGCGGGTGAGCCGGCGTCGGCGGGAGAGCCGGCGTCGGCGGGAGAGCCGGCGTCGGCGGGCGAACCCGCCCCGGGCGCGGAGTTCCACGTCCGGGGCGGCCCCGACCGGGCTCCCGAAGGGGCTGTGACGGCCGCCGCCGTCAGCGCTCCCACACCTTGA
- a CDS encoding peptidase inhibitor family I36 protein, which translates to MRTWNTTFTAAAVLAATLLVPGTAGSAHAAGHPAGAGAGHAAGPGGAKGAGHASGPPALGACATGQLCLWAKPEFKGARRTHELSTLDINSCTALPAGTTAQSLTNRTGRPVTTYQSAECAETGEFQTYPGDGVWLPQSPYQVRAFKVWER; encoded by the coding sequence GAACACCACTTTCACCGCGGCTGCCGTCCTCGCCGCCACCCTGCTGGTCCCGGGCACCGCGGGCTCCGCCCACGCGGCGGGCCACCCGGCCGGAGCCGGAGCCGGTCATGCGGCCGGGCCGGGGGGTGCGAAGGGCGCCGGCCACGCCTCGGGGCCTCCGGCGCTCGGGGCCTGCGCCACCGGGCAGCTGTGCCTGTGGGCGAAGCCGGAGTTCAAGGGGGCCCGCCGGACCCACGAGCTGAGCACCCTCGACATCAACAGCTGCACCGCGCTGCCCGCCGGGACCACCGCCCAGTCCCTCACCAACCGGACCGGGCGCCCGGTCACCACCTACCAGTCGGCGGAGTGCGCCGAGACCGGTGAGTTCCAGACCTACCCGGGCGACGGGGTGTGGCTGCCCCAGTCGCCCTACCAGGTCAGGGCGTTCAAGGTGTGGGAGCGCTGA